A region from the Sandaracinus amylolyticus genome encodes:
- a CDS encoding RidA family protein, translating to MAKRDVLSSEHAPKAIGPYSQGIRCGQMVFFSGQIPLDANGEFVGQGDVRAQIEQVMKNVDALLKSAGLGFDDVVKATIFLVDLADFATVNEVYAKRFEGIAPPARSTVQVAALPRGARVEVEIIAIAG from the coding sequence ATGGCGAAGCGCGACGTTCTCTCCAGCGAGCATGCACCGAAGGCGATCGGCCCCTATTCGCAGGGCATCCGGTGCGGACAGATGGTCTTCTTCTCGGGGCAGATCCCCCTCGATGCGAACGGCGAGTTCGTCGGCCAGGGCGACGTGCGCGCGCAGATCGAGCAGGTGATGAAGAACGTGGACGCGCTGCTGAAGAGCGCGGGCCTCGGCTTCGACGACGTGGTGAAGGCGACGATCTTCCTCGTCGACCTCGCGGACTTCGCGACGGTGAACGAGGTCTACGCGAAGCGCTTCGAGGGGATCGCGCCGCCGGCACGATCGACGGTGCAGGTCGCGGCGCTGCCCCGAGGCGCGAGGGTCGAGGTCGAGATCATCGCGATCGCGGGCTGA